A segment of the Gemmatimonadota bacterium genome:
GCCCGACCTCCGCCACCTGCTCGCCGGCAACCGAGCCTGGGCCGCCCGCATCGCCGAGACCGACCCCGACATCTTTCGCCGCATGGCCAAGGGTCAGAATCCGGAGATCCTGTGGATCGGCTGCTCGGACAGCCGCGTCTCGGCGACGCAGGTGCTCGACCTGCCGCCGGGAAGGGTCTTCGTACACCGGAACATCGCCAACCTGGTCGTTCCCGACGACGAGAACTGCCTCTCGGTCCTGCAGTACGCGGTCGAGGCGCTCGACGTGCGGCACATGGTCGTGTGCGGCCACTACGGCTGCGGCGGCATACGGGCTTCGCTGGGGAACTCGGCTCAGGGACCCATCCGGCAGCGGATCGAACATGTCCGGCGGGTGCGTCGGCTGCACCGCGAAGAACTTGCCGATCTGGAAGGCGTGGCGCTGGAACGCCGTCTCGTCGAACTGAACGTCGTCGAGCAGGTGCGCAACCTGGCCGCCACCCGGGTCCTGCGAGACCGATGGCGGGAAGGAACGGGGCCTGACCTGCACGGATGGGTTTACGAGATCGCGGAAGGGTTGCTCAAACCTCTCTGCCGGCAGTCCGGCGGCGGCGCTCTGGTGCCGGCCTGAGACTCCTTACGACACCACCTTCTTCTCCTTCTTGGGCCGCTCCCACGGCGTCCAGTCGATGCCGAGCGCGTACTTCTGTATCCAGCGGATCTCCTCCACGTCGCGCGTGCGCTGGTGCCGGGGCTCGCGGAAGCCGTGCGGCTCGCGCGGGAAGCGCAGGTAGCGCACGTCCTTGCCCTGATCCTTCAGGGCCTGGAAGAACATCATGCTCTGCTGCTCGGTATCGGTGCGATCCGCCATCCCGTGCAGAATAAGGGTGGGCGTGGTGACGTTGGCGACGTGGGTCAGTGGCGAGCGCTCCCGCCATGCTTCCGGGTTGTCCCAGGGCGTGCCGCCGATGTACCAGAGCCGGACGTCGTGGTTGAAGCCGGGTCCGTACTCCGAGGTCCAGTCCGACACCATGGCGCCCACCGAAGCGGCCTTGAACCGATCGGTCTGCGTTATGGTCCATCCCCCGAGGATGCCCCCGTAGCTCCAGCCTCTCAGCGCGAGACGGTCCGGATCGGCGATGCCTTGCGCCACGAGATCGTCGACGCCGGTCATCAGATCCTGGTAGTCGCCGCCGCCGATATCGTACATGTTGCCGCGCAGCAGCTCGTCGTCGTAGCCCGAGCTCCCGCGCACGTTGGGCGAGAGCTGCGCGTAGCCGAGCCCGGCCCACACCTGGTTGCGTCCTGAAAAGGTGTTGGAGAAGGAGCCCGCCGGACCGCCGTGGATGTGGAGCAGCAGAGGATGGTCGCCGTTCCGCTCCTCGGCATCGAGCGGCAGCATGAGGATCCCCTCGATCTCGGTCCCGTCCGAGCTCGTCCAGGTCACCGTTTCGCCGTCGGCGAGCGAGAAACTCTCCGTCTGCGGATTGGCCCGAGTCAGCCTGACCGCGCCTTCGCCGTCGGTGTCCGAGACCCAGAGGTCCGGCGGAGTGTCGAAGTCCTGGTAGGTGTAGACCATGCGCTCGCGATCGCGAGAGAACGAAGCAGGCGAGAGCGACCCCACGACGCTCGTGAGCTGTTCCACGTTCCCGTTCCGGACTTCGAGACGGTAGAGATTGCGGTTGGTGCGTCGCTGAGCTCCAAAGAGGATCGAGCCGCCGTCGGGCGTCCAGACGAAGCCGCCGATATTCCCGCTGAAGGCGTCGGAGACCGACCTCCTCGTCCCGTCGTCGACATCCGCCACCCAGATCCTCGCCAGGCGCAGCTCCCACTCGTCGTCGCTGACGGCGGTGTAGGCCAGACGTTCGCCGTCGGGCGACCACCGTATGCGCGACTCCGGCACCCGGTTGTCGGTGAGCCGGCGCACCTCGCCGTCCGCGATGCGGAGCAGGTGGATCTCCGAGAGATTGCTCTGGTTGCGCCTGTTCTCGTCGCGAGCGGTGAACGCGACCCGAGAACCGTCGGGCGATACCGCGATCTGGCCGATCCTGTGGTCCTGCTCGGTCAGCCGGGTCGCCTCCCAGGTCGTGTCGGAGTCGGGGAACGCGGCGTCGACGATCCAGAGGTTGGACCAGGAGCCCTCGCCTTGGCCGTTCGGGCCCTCGTCGACCCAGATGGCGTCGGCGCCCTTTTCATGCTCCGCTTCTTCCTCCTCGCTGCGAGGCTCGTTCGCAATGAAAACGATGCGGACGCCGTCCTCGCCCGCCCAGGCGAAGCTGCCGACCGAACTTTCGTGATCGGTGAGCCGGACCGCCTCTCCGCCGTCGGTCCGCATTACGAAGAGCTGCTGCTTGCCGTCGACGTTCCTGCGGAAGGCGATGCGATCGCCGGTCGGGGAGAAGGTGAACGCCGAGCCGCCGTCCTCGCCTATGAAGCGGAAGGGCCGGCCGCCCTCGGCCGGTACCTTCCACCAGGTCGTCTTGCGCTCGTTCTCGTCCCAGGCCAGATCGGAGCGCGAGTAGAGCACCCATTCTCCGTCGGGAGAGATGGTCGCGCCGCCCACCGAAACCATGTCGAGCACGTCGTCCGTGGTCATGGGGCGCTGTTGCTGAAGCCCTGCCGTCGCATCCTGGGCTCCGGGCACGCCGGCTGCCGAGAGCACGCGCGGTTCGTGAACCGGGGCCGCCGAAGCGGAGACCGCGAGCTGCAAGAACACCACGACGGTCGCGGCAGCCGAAAACACCTGGGTTGGGTTGGAACCCATGTCAGTTTCTCCTCTCTTGATGACCGGCCGAGCCGGAAACGGCCGAACCGGCGACGCCCGCGATCACCTCGCAGGCCTTCTCGATACACTCGTCCGAAATGTCTCGGTGCACGACCGCCCGCACCGCGCTTCCCCCGACCGGGAGCATGTGAACCCCGGCCTCGCGGCATCTCCTCACGAACACGGCCGTCGGCATGTCGGTCACGTCGAAGCGCACGATGTTCGACTCGACCGTCTCCAGGTCGATCACCAGCCCGGGACGGACGGCCAGGTCTTCCGCGAGCGTTCGGGCCCGGCGGACGTCTTCTCCGAGCTCCTGCCGATGATGTTCGAGCGCGTGGAGAGCGGCTGCGGCGATCACCCCGGCCTGGCGCATCCCGCCCCCGAACTGCTGCTTGAAACGGCGCGCTCGAGCGATCAGTGGGGCCGAACCCGCGAGAGCCGAACCCACCGGTGCTCCCAGTCCCTTGCTGAAGCAGACGTTCACCGTGTCGAACGGCTCGGCGAAGACCCGCTCGGACACCCCGCTGGCTGCGGAGGCGTGCCAGAGCCGAGCTCCGTCCAGATGGAGGGCCAGGTCGCAGCGCCGGCCCGCGGCGCAGACCTCGCGGAGCCGCTCCAGAGGCCACACCGCTCCGCCGGCCGCGTTGTGGGTGTTCTCCAAGCTGAGCGCGGCGCGAGGAGATGAGAGATGCGGAGGCACGTACTCGTGCAGGACCGGCATGGCGTTCAAGACGTCGTCGGGCGAGAAGACGCCGCGCAACCCGGGGAGCGGCTTGACCGTGGT
Coding sequences within it:
- a CDS encoding low specificity L-threonine aldolase — protein: MEQVETIDLRSDTVTRPSEAMRTAMAAAPVGDDVYRDDPGVLALEARTAELLGKEDAVYVPTGTMSNQIAVRVHCEPGDLLLIDGNSHIVNNEAGGAAALSGTTVKPLPGLRGVFSPDDVLNAMPVLHEYVPPHLSSPRAALSLENTHNAAGGAVWPLERLREVCAAGRRCDLALHLDGARLWHASAASGVSERVFAEPFDTVNVCFSKGLGAPVGSALAGSAPLIARARRFKQQFGGGMRQAGVIAAAALHALEHHRQELGEDVRRARTLAEDLAVRPGLVIDLETVESNIVRFDVTDMPTAVFVRRCREAGVHMLPVGGSAVRAVVHRDISDECIEKACEVIAGVAGSAVSGSAGHQERRN
- a CDS encoding carbonic anhydrase; the protein is MPDLRHLLAGNRAWAARIAETDPDIFRRMAKGQNPEILWIGCSDSRVSATQVLDLPPGRVFVHRNIANLVVPDDENCLSVLQYAVEALDVRHMVVCGHYGCGGIRASLGNSAQGPIRQRIEHVRRVRRLHREELADLEGVALERRLVELNVVEQVRNLAATRVLRDRWREGTGPDLHGWVYEIAEGLLKPLCRQSGGGALVPA
- a CDS encoding S9 family peptidase, with translation MGSNPTQVFSAAATVVVFLQLAVSASAAPVHEPRVLSAAGVPGAQDATAGLQQQRPMTTDDVLDMVSVGGATISPDGEWVLYSRSDLAWDENERKTTWWKVPAEGGRPFRFIGEDGGSAFTFSPTGDRIAFRRNVDGKQQLFVMRTDGGEAVRLTDHESSVGSFAWAGEDGVRIVFIANEPRSEEEEAEHEKGADAIWVDEGPNGQGEGSWSNLWIVDAAFPDSDTTWEATRLTEQDHRIGQIAVSPDGSRVAFTARDENRRNQSNLSEIHLLRIADGEVRRLTDNRVPESRIRWSPDGERLAYTAVSDDEWELRLARIWVADVDDGTRRSVSDAFSGNIGGFVWTPDGGSILFGAQRRTNRNLYRLEVRNGNVEQLTSVVGSLSPASFSRDRERMVYTYQDFDTPPDLWVSDTDGEGAVRLTRANPQTESFSLADGETVTWTSSDGTEIEGILMLPLDAEERNGDHPLLLHIHGGPAGSFSNTFSGRNQVWAGLGYAQLSPNVRGSSGYDDELLRGNMYDIGGGDYQDLMTGVDDLVAQGIADPDRLALRGWSYGGILGGWTITQTDRFKAASVGAMVSDWTSEYGPGFNHDVRLWYIGGTPWDNPEAWRERSPLTHVANVTTPTLILHGMADRTDTEQQSMMFFQALKDQGKDVRYLRFPREPHGFREPRHQRTRDVEEIRWIQKYALGIDWTPWERPKKEKKVVS